One genomic region from Gossypium hirsutum isolate 1008001.06 chromosome D13, Gossypium_hirsutum_v2.1, whole genome shotgun sequence encodes:
- the LOC107894475 gene encoding cold-responsive protein kinase 1 isoform X2, whose protein sequence is MDSGIWQSFRFNLEEIETSTQYFSESNLLGKSNFAATYKGFLRDGSAVVIKSISKTSCKSDDFEFLKGLNVLASLKHKNVVWLRGFCCSKARGGCFLIYDFIPNGNLLQYLDVKDGDGTVLDWSTRVSIVKGIAYLHEYKVNKPALVHQNISAEKVLVDHRFNPLLSDSGLHNILTIDIVFGSLKASAAMGYLAPEYANTGLFTKKSDVYAFGTLVLQLLSGKQKVTSSVRLGAETRKYQDFIDSNLHGRFFEHEATKLARIAWLCAHECPIERPSMEEVVQKLGNCNGRP, encoded by the exons ATGGACAGTGGAATTTGGCAAAGTTTTAGGTTCAATTTAGAAGAAATAGAGACTTCAACTCAGTACTTTTCGGAGTCGAATTTGTTGGGAAAAAGTAACTTTGCTGCTACATATAAAGGGTTCCTTAGAGATGGATCAGCTGTTGTGATTAAAAGCATTAGCAAAACTAGTTGTAAATCAGATGATTTCGAGTTCTTGAAAGGATTGAATGTTTTAGCATCGTTGAAACACAAGAATGTAGTCTGGTTAAGAGGATTTTGTTGCTCAAAAGCACGCGGTGGGTGCTTCCTCATTTATGATTTCATCCCTAACGGAAATTTGCTACAGTATCTCGACGTAAAGGATGGTGACGGCACAGTCCTAGATTGGTCTACTAGAGTTTCCATTGTTAAAG GGATAGCATACTTGCATGAATACAAAGTAAACAAACCGGCTCTCGTTCACCAAAACATATCAGCCGAGAAAGTGCTCGTCGACCACCGGTTTAATCCCCTACTTTCAGATTCCGGCTTACACAACATCCTCACCATTGACATTGTCTTTGGTTCACTCAAAGCCAGTGCTGCCATGGGTTATCTCGCACCCGAATATGCCAACACGGGTCTTTTCACCAAGAAGAGCGACGTTTACGCGTTCGGGACACTCGTTCTCCAACTCCTTTCGGGTAAACAAAAGGTGACCAGCTCGGTACGTTTAGGAGCTGAAACTCGTAAGTACCAAGATTTCATAGACTCGAACCTTCACGGTCGGTTCTTTGAACACGAAGCGACTAAACTAGCAAGAATAGCATGGCTTTGCGCTCATGAATGTCCTATAGAAAGACCATCAATGGAGGAAGTGGTCCAAAAATTGGGTAACTGCAATGGCCGTCCTTAA
- the LOC107894475 gene encoding cold-responsive protein kinase 1 isoform X1: MDSGIWQSFRFNLEEIETSTQYFSESNLLGKSNFAATYKGFLRDGSAVVIKSISKTSCKSDDFEFLKGLNVLASLKHKNVVWLRGFCCSKARGGCFLIYDFIPNGNLLQYLDVKDGDGTVLDWSTRVSIVKGIAKGIAYLHEYKVNKPALVHQNISAEKVLVDHRFNPLLSDSGLHNILTIDIVFGSLKASAAMGYLAPEYANTGLFTKKSDVYAFGTLVLQLLSGKQKVTSSVRLGAETRKYQDFIDSNLHGRFFEHEATKLARIAWLCAHECPIERPSMEEVVQKLGNCNGRP; this comes from the exons ATGGACAGTGGAATTTGGCAAAGTTTTAGGTTCAATTTAGAAGAAATAGAGACTTCAACTCAGTACTTTTCGGAGTCGAATTTGTTGGGAAAAAGTAACTTTGCTGCTACATATAAAGGGTTCCTTAGAGATGGATCAGCTGTTGTGATTAAAAGCATTAGCAAAACTAGTTGTAAATCAGATGATTTCGAGTTCTTGAAAGGATTGAATGTTTTAGCATCGTTGAAACACAAGAATGTAGTCTGGTTAAGAGGATTTTGTTGCTCAAAAGCACGCGGTGGGTGCTTCCTCATTTATGATTTCATCCCTAACGGAAATTTGCTACAGTATCTCGACGTAAAGGATGGTGACGGCACAGTCCTAGATTGGTCTACTAGAGTTTCCATTGTTAAAGGTATAGCCAAAG GGATAGCATACTTGCATGAATACAAAGTAAACAAACCGGCTCTCGTTCACCAAAACATATCAGCCGAGAAAGTGCTCGTCGACCACCGGTTTAATCCCCTACTTTCAGATTCCGGCTTACACAACATCCTCACCATTGACATTGTCTTTGGTTCACTCAAAGCCAGTGCTGCCATGGGTTATCTCGCACCCGAATATGCCAACACGGGTCTTTTCACCAAGAAGAGCGACGTTTACGCGTTCGGGACACTCGTTCTCCAACTCCTTTCGGGTAAACAAAAGGTGACCAGCTCGGTACGTTTAGGAGCTGAAACTCGTAAGTACCAAGATTTCATAGACTCGAACCTTCACGGTCGGTTCTTTGAACACGAAGCGACTAAACTAGCAAGAATAGCATGGCTTTGCGCTCATGAATGTCCTATAGAAAGACCATCAATGGAGGAAGTGGTCCAAAAATTGGGTAACTGCAATGGCCGTCCTTAA